From Neosynechococcus sphagnicola sy1, the proteins below share one genomic window:
- a CDS encoding SMI1/KNR4 family protein: protein MKDTKSIDSQYLSDLGHKIQTLPPEEASALLLEASTILLFAGFPEIAYQAFLKLTQGELNVSEASSLMHPIKAIIPALCYCIKIPCPSIFSEQEKSLSELEKHINKQLREYESVSGIDRWFHIAMPSGNWSEDFLHDLTHPKVPIKGEDRFKLSRFFQDLHRVLSQDYINRGKWQEASKWLKVFENVLDAWELDCLSYVEQEILVFGIRTYLHLEDISNADRFIQRWWQSLESLIIGLYLVAYLPELMNRISAGALQNRINLSQEQAQEFLDLVNRRNYIPINIDFIPTVDNWNNFLKKWNEVIFDNLGEEHRDNYEFQYPDVLASKSCLRTGATEEEVSELEKRLGAKLPIGYRNFLLASNGFTVLNEYRDLYGVKTKFNWF, encoded by the coding sequence GTGAAAGACACAAAATCAATAGACTCTCAGTATCTATCTGATCTAGGGCATAAGATACAGACACTGCCTCCTGAGGAAGCATCAGCCCTGTTGTTGGAAGCTAGCACAATTCTTTTGTTTGCAGGTTTTCCTGAGATTGCCTACCAAGCATTTCTCAAATTAACACAAGGGGAACTAAACGTTAGTGAAGCAAGTTCCCTCATGCATCCGATTAAAGCGATTATTCCTGCCCTATGCTATTGCATCAAGATTCCATGTCCTAGCATTTTTTCAGAGCAGGAAAAGTCATTGAGTGAACTTGAAAAACATATCAATAAACAACTTCGAGAATATGAGAGCGTATCAGGCATAGATCGCTGGTTTCATATAGCAATGCCTTCAGGTAATTGGAGTGAGGATTTTTTGCATGACCTTACACATCCAAAAGTTCCTATTAAAGGAGAGGACAGATTTAAGCTAAGTCGCTTTTTTCAAGATTTACATCGAGTGCTCTCTCAAGATTATATCAATCGAGGGAAATGGCAAGAAGCTAGTAAGTGGTTGAAAGTTTTTGAGAATGTTCTTGATGCTTGGGAACTTGATTGTCTAAGCTATGTGGAGCAAGAAATTCTGGTTTTTGGAATACGCACTTACCTTCATCTTGAAGATATAAGTAATGCTGACAGATTTATTCAAAGATGGTGGCAATCCTTAGAAAGCTTAATAATTGGTTTGTATCTTGTGGCTTATTTACCTGAACTCATGAACAGGATTTCAGCAGGTGCTTTACAAAACAGGATTAATCTTTCCCAAGAACAAGCCCAAGAATTTCTAGATTTGGTGAATAGAAGAAACTACATTCCTATAAATATTGATTTTATCCCAACAGTTGATAATTGGAATAATTTCTTAAAGAAATGGAACGAAGTGATATTTGATAATCTTGGCGAAGAACATAGGGATAACTATGAATTTCAATATCCAGATGTTTTGGCAAGTAAATCTTGTCTTCGGACAGGCGCAACTGAGGAAGAAGTTTCTGAATTAGAGAAAAGATTAGGAGCAAAACTACCCATAGGCTA